From Chryseobacterium salivictor, a single genomic window includes:
- a CDS encoding ABC transporter permease → MKLSNLFKIAWKAILRNKLRAFLTMLGIIIGVASVIAMTAIGEGSKRSISSQLSSMGSNMINIRPTSNVNVSGGARIGASGLQSLKTTDIEAIIKGAPDVSYVSPAVQTNGQSINGSNNWPTQLQGVNADYFKIRDWNLSEGAFFTAKDVVASNKVCLIGQTILSNLFPGGDDPIGKVIRFNKIPMTIIGVLETKGANTFGQDQDDIIIAPFNTVQRRFLGIDYVQTIYASSTSESTSSQASDEISQILRKQHHLSADGSNDDFSVRTQAELIATMSSTSQLLTVLLSAIAGISLLVGGIGIMNIMYVSVTERTKEIGLRMSIGARGKDILFQFLIEAIMISVSGGVIGVILGISVTKMVTAFLGWPTFITESSIILSFFVCAITGVFFGYYPALKASKLDPIEALRYE, encoded by the coding sequence ATGAAACTTTCAAATTTATTTAAAATTGCCTGGAAAGCCATTCTTCGAAATAAACTTCGGGCTTTTCTGACCATGCTCGGAATTATTATCGGTGTAGCTTCTGTAATTGCGATGACCGCGATTGGTGAAGGTTCCAAAAGAAGCATCAGCAGTCAGCTTTCTTCCATGGGATCCAATATGATCAACATCCGGCCTACCAGTAACGTGAATGTTTCCGGTGGTGCGAGAATCGGTGCATCAGGATTGCAAAGTTTAAAAACGACCGATATAGAAGCCATTATAAAAGGAGCTCCAGATGTTTCCTACGTTTCTCCGGCAGTACAAACGAACGGGCAGTCGATTAACGGATCCAATAACTGGCCTACCCAACTTCAGGGCGTGAATGCAGATTATTTTAAAATCCGCGACTGGAATCTGTCAGAAGGTGCTTTTTTCACTGCTAAAGATGTTGTGGCTTCTAATAAAGTTTGTTTAATTGGCCAAACCATATTATCCAATTTATTTCCAGGTGGGGACGATCCTATCGGGAAAGTGATTCGGTTTAATAAAATCCCGATGACCATTATCGGTGTGCTGGAAACCAAAGGTGCCAATACTTTTGGCCAGGATCAGGACGATATTATCATAGCGCCTTTCAATACGGTGCAGCGCAGATTTTTGGGAATTGATTATGTTCAGACTATTTATGCCTCTTCGACCAGCGAAAGCACTTCTTCACAAGCATCTGATGAGATTTCACAGATTCTCCGGAAACAACACCATCTTTCTGCTGACGGAAGTAATGATGACTTTTCGGTGAGAACACAGGCCGAACTGATTGCAACCATGAGTTCTACAAGCCAGCTCTTAACCGTTCTGTTATCCGCAATTGCAGGAATCTCGCTTTTGGTCGGCGGAATCGGGATTATGAACATTATGTACGTTTCCGTAACAGAAAGAACCAAAGAAATTGGTTTGCGGATGTCCATTGGTGCGCGCGGTAAAGATATTTTATTTCAGTTTCTCATCGAAGCCATTATGATCAGCGTGTCGGGCGGCGTCATCGGTGTAATACTGGGAATTTCTGTCACGAAAATGGTGACTGCATTTCTGGGCTGGCCCACTTTTATCACCGAATCTTCTATTATCCTTTCCTTTTTTGTCTGTGCCATAACGGGGGTGTTCTTCGGATATTATCCGGCATTGAAAGCCTCAAAACTGGATCCGATCGAAGCCTTGAGATACGAATAA
- a CDS encoding ABC transporter ATP-binding protein, whose translation MAKTLEIIDVKRDFEMGEETVHALRGVSFSIEEGEFLTIMGHSGSGKTTMLNILGCLDKPTEGDYFLDGVNVKNLDKDQLARLRNEKIGFVFQSYNLLARTSALENVELPLLYNPKISSQERYERSVKSLETVKLSDRIHYLPNQMSGGQQQRVAIARALVNQPVMILADEATGNLDTRTSYEIMTLIQELNQQGKTIVFVTHEPDIAVFSSRTITLKDGKVIKDLKNENIKNAKEALNSLPVEMDDKT comes from the coding sequence ATGGCAAAAACATTAGAAATTATCGATGTTAAAAGAGATTTTGAAATGGGTGAAGAAACCGTTCATGCTTTACGGGGCGTAAGTTTCAGCATAGAAGAAGGTGAATTTTTAACCATCATGGGCCACAGCGGTTCGGGAAAAACTACGATGCTCAATATTTTAGGCTGTCTGGATAAACCTACGGAAGGAGATTATTTTCTGGATGGCGTGAATGTGAAAAATTTAGACAAAGACCAGCTCGCCCGCTTAAGAAACGAAAAAATAGGTTTTGTTTTTCAATCTTACAATTTACTGGCCAGAACTTCAGCATTGGAAAACGTGGAACTTCCGCTTCTGTACAATCCAAAAATATCCAGTCAGGAAAGATATGAGCGTTCTGTAAAATCCCTGGAAACCGTAAAATTATCAGACCGGATCCATTATCTTCCGAACCAGATGTCGGGTGGGCAGCAACAGCGGGTTGCCATTGCCAGAGCTTTAGTGAACCAACCTGTAATGATTTTAGCCGATGAAGCCACCGGAAATCTGGATACCAGAACGTCCTATGAAATTATGACTTTGATACAGGAACTTAACCAACAGGGGAAAACCATCGTCTTCGTTACGCATGAACCTGATATTGCGGTATTCAGTTCAAGAACGATTACTTTGAAAGACGGAAAAGTGATTAAAGATCTGAAAAATGAAAATATTAAAAATGCAAAAGAAGCACTGAACAGTCTGCCGGTAGAAATGGATGATAAAACGTAA
- a CDS encoding efflux RND transporter periplasmic adaptor subunit → MKNKKWLLGGILFLLLGIGFWYYFKKSEAVKIQLNTVKPIIGDITETITATGTIQPVDTVAVGTQVSGTINKIYVDFNSQVKKGQLLATLDPSLLRDQSLQIAGTLASAKSNLVFNQTAYNRQAALYKVGAISKADFQSALNQYNAAKAQISAITAQLSAANTNLSYTKIYSPIDGTILSRNVSEGQTVAASFSTPTLFSIAKDLTKMQVRASIDEADIGNVKTGQNVTFTVDAFPDLNFKGKIVEIRLHPTVSANVVNYITIINTENSELKLKPGMTANISVITSDVPKIMKIPVQAITFKPDSLVAKNYKINTPYPSVKKKQWNGQKPAANKNKPKEEATVWVLAADQSLTMKKIKTGTSNDTDLQVISGLSLNDNVITGYKTLTKKSGSAAKSPFLPQRSGGNRPGSGGGPR, encoded by the coding sequence ATGAAAAATAAAAAATGGCTGCTTGGGGGAATCCTTTTTTTACTTTTAGGAATTGGTTTTTGGTACTATTTCAAAAAAAGTGAAGCAGTGAAAATCCAGCTCAACACTGTGAAACCTATCATTGGCGATATTACAGAAACGATCACTGCGACAGGAACGATTCAACCTGTCGATACGGTCGCTGTCGGAACTCAGGTTTCGGGAACCATCAATAAAATTTATGTTGATTTTAATTCTCAAGTTAAAAAAGGGCAGCTTTTAGCGACTTTAGATCCTTCTCTATTGCGGGATCAGTCTCTACAAATTGCGGGAACTCTGGCCAGCGCCAAAAGCAATCTGGTTTTCAATCAAACGGCTTACAACCGCCAGGCAGCGTTGTACAAGGTAGGTGCGATCAGCAAAGCCGATTTTCAGTCTGCACTCAACCAATATAATGCGGCAAAGGCACAAATATCTGCCATTACTGCTCAGTTGTCTGCGGCGAACACCAATTTATCATATACCAAAATTTACTCCCCGATTGACGGCACGATCTTATCCAGAAATGTGAGCGAAGGCCAAACCGTGGCAGCCAGTTTCAGTACGCCAACATTATTCAGCATTGCGAAGGATTTAACAAAAATGCAGGTGCGTGCCTCCATTGATGAAGCGGATATAGGAAATGTAAAAACCGGACAGAATGTAACGTTCACCGTAGATGCTTTTCCGGATCTTAATTTTAAAGGAAAAATTGTCGAAATCCGTTTACATCCAACCGTTTCCGCCAATGTGGTCAATTACATAACGATCATCAATACCGAAAATTCTGAACTAAAATTAAAACCAGGAATGACGGCAAACATTTCGGTAATTACGAGTGATGTGCCAAAAATCATGAAGATTCCGGTACAGGCGATTACCTTTAAACCAGATTCTTTAGTAGCAAAAAATTATAAAATTAATACTCCGTACCCTTCAGTAAAGAAAAAACAATGGAATGGTCAGAAACCTGCGGCCAATAAAAATAAGCCTAAAGAGGAAGCAACAGTGTGGGTTTTAGCCGCCGATCAGTCTCTTACTATGAAAAAAATTAAAACAGGAACCTCTAATGATACCGATTTGCAGGTTATTTCAGGTTTAAGTTTAAACGATAATGTTATTACCGGTTATAAAACATTGACCAAAAAATCAGGCAGTGCCGCCAAAAGTCCGTTTTTGCCACAACGATCCGGAGGCAACAGACCTGGCAGTGGTGGCGGACCAAGATAA
- a CDS encoding TolC family protein produces the protein MKPRIIILIFLNIVYLPVDGQNLNYPEVWTLENCIIYAKNNNISISSLRLSKSAANQDLLQAKAAKYPNLNGNVSQGLFAVNGNDGLHIQGLNTQSIGASSSMTLYHDNYLKNNVISKDLSTQLADLSVQESENNITLSVTQAFLNILMAQENIVALQNLLKTTKIQLKQGTQLYNAGSISKLNFLQLQSQHSQDEYNLIAAQNNLRTDLVNLKQLLQLPTSYNFQISPPLEIIVSNDVKPLEIVQSIAQNQRPEVKYGELNIENSALLLKMAKSFIKPTLSISGNISTGYSQGNGSYFSQLANQFYLPVGLSLGIPIYNNRIYKTAVEKSKIEIQQAQLALENTKTILNQQIEQAYINLQNSLSQYESAEKQMRINEQTYTIVNAQMKLGAIDYVQLQQQKLIYIQALQNYLQAKYTAVFNKQIYEFYMGQQINL, from the coding sequence ATGAAACCAAGAATTATTATTTTGATATTTCTCAATATCGTTTATCTTCCTGTTGATGGTCAAAATTTAAATTATCCTGAAGTATGGACTTTAGAAAACTGTATCATTTACGCTAAGAATAATAATATTTCAATCTCCTCCCTGCGTCTTTCCAAAAGCGCTGCAAATCAGGATTTATTACAGGCAAAAGCAGCCAAATACCCGAATCTGAACGGCAACGTTTCCCAGGGACTTTTCGCGGTGAACGGAAATGATGGTCTACACATCCAGGGACTGAATACCCAAAGCATTGGAGCCAGTTCTTCGATGACGCTGTACCACGACAATTACCTTAAAAACAATGTTATTTCAAAAGACCTGTCAACACAGTTGGCAGATTTATCGGTGCAGGAAAGTGAAAATAATATTACACTGAGCGTCACCCAGGCGTTTTTAAATATTTTGATGGCTCAGGAAAATATAGTAGCTCTGCAAAATCTATTAAAGACGACGAAGATTCAGTTAAAACAGGGAACACAACTATATAACGCAGGAAGCATTTCTAAATTGAATTTCCTGCAGCTTCAGTCGCAACATTCGCAGGACGAATACAATTTAATCGCCGCCCAAAATAATCTGAGAACTGATCTGGTCAATTTAAAGCAGCTGCTGCAGTTGCCGACTTCGTACAATTTCCAGATCTCTCCTCCTCTGGAGATCATTGTAAGCAATGATGTTAAACCTCTGGAAATTGTTCAAAGTATTGCCCAAAACCAACGACCGGAAGTGAAGTATGGCGAACTCAATATCGAAAACTCAGCACTTTTACTGAAAATGGCAAAATCGTTCATTAAACCTACGCTGAGCATTTCCGGAAATATTTCAACAGGTTATTCTCAGGGAAACGGAAGTTATTTCAGCCAGCTGGCAAATCAATTTTACCTGCCAGTGGGCTTAAGTCTGGGAATTCCCATTTACAACAACCGCATATATAAAACGGCTGTAGAAAAATCTAAAATTGAAATTCAACAGGCTCAGTTAGCTTTGGAAAATACCAAAACCATACTAAACCAACAGATTGAACAAGCCTATATCAACCTTCAGAATTCGCTTTCACAATATGAATCTGCAGAAAAACAAATGCGTATCAATGAACAGACTTACACGATAGTAAACGCGCAAATGAAGTTAGGTGCCATCGATTATGTTCAGCTGCAGCAACAAAAACTGATTTATATTCAGGCACTGCAAAATTATTTGCAGGCAAAATATACCGCAGTTTTCAATAAGCAGATTTATGAATTTTATATGGGACAGCAAATTAATTTATAA